Proteins from one Impatiens glandulifera chromosome 2, dImpGla2.1, whole genome shotgun sequence genomic window:
- the LOC124926743 gene encoding uncharacterized protein LOC124926743 produces the protein MGTEHSASSTLPWIWVIEALAKVKEIDMSVLTDLVAKTPEITDDVGKDARNILLLKSLEDFQVQQRGNLNAPFTGPIPNIEIDQLTDHEDIRQILLHKFSVFTVKKEGSDLNSDIQTLIQNKRRSLPNCALERIKNVIREGHPILESLKKSSRLSKSDLSENKTSLNGSLNNHEAWSNAVPLKVKQRVHSGQVISMQGNLALCQSSYSNQSLQDPIQINHVSSMCKRNYPTSKDKFPEHLNDGNSPKDESDSHLHIPKKAKHAASMKNEPTGCLLSARASIELSENLFETDSKTTVVSKVDKLVKLRSKEDIHDHGSGKNKFSKKEYNDCPIGPSVCSLRDRTKMECVDDGETEGDSDGFDDEKIDIEMEKQRFLKWQCTFSEDTFSTTQKTEFNLCIKCNRNGQLLICSTRTCTLGAHPSCLGYDALSDDCRHFYCPFCSHSNAISEHLEEKKKCSLARKALIDFLSFKNESQPKRNSKRYDLEGKDQYTHNKQQCGSKKHGQQKEPLGSCLDRNQLSEEGRMTSCGSFGVMVAPTEEAHARSECETEHNLRGEQITKKDYYQQAHSNLCRELVVYVEQEKEQY, from the exons ATGGGTACCGAGCATTCTGCTTCTTCCACCCTTCCATGGATTTGGGTGATTGAAGCCTTAGCAAAAGTGAAGGAAATTGATATGTCTGTATTAACTG ATTTAGTTGCGAAGACACCTGAAATAACTGATGATGTAGGAAAAGATGCTAGAAACATCCTTCTTTTGAAAAGCTTGGAAGATTTTCAGGTACAACAGCGTGGAAATCTTAATGCTCCTTTCACTGGTCCAATTCCTAACATTGAAATCGATCAATTAACGGATCATGAAGATATTCGTCAAATTTTGCTACATAAG TTCTCTGTGTTTACTGTGAAAAAGGAGGGATCAGATTTGAACTCTGATATTCAGACCCTTATTCAGAATAAAAGACGCAGTTTGCCTAACTGTGCTTTAGAACGG ATAAAAAATGTAATTCGGGAAGGTCATCCAATCCTTGAATCCTTGAAGAAGAGCAGTAGATTGTCAAAGAGTGATCTATCAGAAAACAAAACATCTCTTAATGGTTCATTAAATAATCATGAAGCTTGGAGCAATGCAGTTCCACTCAAAGTTAAACAAAGAGTCCATAGTGGCCAAGTTATTTCAATGCAAGGAAACCTGGCTTTATGTCAATCTTCATATTCTAATCAGAGCCTCCAAGATCCAATACAGATAAACCATGTTTCCTCTATGTGCAAAAGGAATTATCCAACATCAAAAGATAAATTTCCAGAACACCTCAATGATGGAAATAGTCCTAAGGATGAGAGTGATTCCCATTTACATATTCCCAAGAAGGCTAAACATGCTGCTAGCATGAAAAATGAACCCACTGGTTGCTTATTATCTGCAAGGGCTTCAATTGAACTGTCAGAGAATTTGTTTGAGACAGATTCTAAAACAACAGTTGTATCCAAAGTTGATAAATTGGTTAAACTGAGGTCTAAGGAAGATATCCATGATCATGGTTCTGGAAAGAACAAATTTTCGAAGAAAGAATACAATGATTGTCCAATAGGACCATCAGTTTGTTCTCTCCGTGACAGAACCAAAATGGAATGTGTTGATGATGGAGAAACTGAGGGCGATAGTGATGGCTTTGATGATGAGAAGATTGATATTGAGATGGAAAAACAAAGATTCCTGAAATGGCAGTGCACATTTAGTGAAGATACTTTTTCAACAACTCAAAAGACAGAGTTTAATCTCTGTATAAAGTGTAACAGAAATGGTCAGTTGCTGATTTGCAGTACAAGAACCTGTACACTCGGGGCCCACCCAAGTTGCTTAGGTTATGATGCGCTCTCTGATGATTGTAGACACTTTTATTGTCCATTTTGTTCACATTCCAATGCCATTTCTGAGCAtcttgaagaaaagaaaaagtgcTCCTTAGCAAGGAAAGCTCTGATTGATTTCTTGAGTTTTAAGAATGAATCTCAGccaaaaagaaattcaaaaagaTATGATTTGGAGGGAAAAGATCAGTATACTCATAATAAGCAACAATGTGGTTCTAAGAAGCATGGGCAACAAAAGGAACCTTTGGGATCATGTCTTGATCGCAATCAGCTATCTGAAGAAGGCAGAATGACATCTTGTGGATCATTTGGTGTAATGGTTGCCCCTACAGAGGAGGCACATGCTCGGTCTGAGTGTGAAACTGAACATAACTTGAGAGGTGAACAGATTACTAAGAAGGATTATTATCAGCAAGCACATAGTAATTTATGCAGAGAGCTGGTGGTTTATGTTGAACAAGAAAAGGAACAATATTAA